One window from the genome of Salvia miltiorrhiza cultivar Shanhuang (shh) chromosome 7, IMPLAD_Smil_shh, whole genome shotgun sequence encodes:
- the LOC130994849 gene encoding putative disease resistance protein At1g50180, translated as MAEAVVSTALATLRNLLVEEAMFLYGVGDKVRELKMQLKEMKCLLKDADRRRHGSETILNWISEIKDLVYRAEAAMERHAAYQVLARRRRGLRQLIRRYSCILEEGYSLHQLGSEISQIKSDLARVTEAMRAYGIKNIIDRGESSSTNDRARKSFPEFEIGECFVGMEEELMQLGNLLRQDNEERVISVWGMGGSGKTTIAKKLYNETKTSFDLCAWVCITQQCQSFQSVWNDVLKQLEHQSRKGVSDEPQQIREDVVPNVSDWELKERLCKIQRDKRCLIVLDDLWKVADWNELKHPFLVHDLKSKILITTREEEVAEIGCPVKVGLLKEGDALELLKMKAFPHTNFPDFALEGNFEKIGKEMVQKCGYLPLAISLLGGVLRKKNSMMEWELVKEIIYRDESEIDGVLYLSYESLPYYLKPCFLHMGLFEEDEEIDVDYLYWMWIAQGTISYENIKDKDKTLTEIAELYLGELASRSIVDVEIYNDGKTGRKYGSCKLHDVVRELCLKMGEKEDFGVLCLEYKSGKLSTLLQQASSHMKILRHLAIHIRTSEVELEPVELGEDASKHLR; from the exons ATGGCAGAAGCAGTGGTGTCGACTGCTCTAGCAACCTTGCGCAATTTGTTGGTGGAAGAAGCAATGTTTTTGTATGGCGTGGGTGACAAAGTGAGGGAGCTCAAGATGCAGCTCAAAGAGATGAAGTGTCTTCTCAAAGATGCCGATAGAAGACGACATGGAAGCGAAACCATTTTGAATTGGATCTCAGAGATCAAAGATCTTGTGTACAGAGCCGAAGCTGCCATGGAAAGACACGCAGCTTATCAAGTGTTGGCAAGGAGAAGACGAGGTCTCAGGCAGCTCATCCGCAGATATTCTTGTATTTTGGAAGAAGGCTACTCTCTCCACCAACTAGGCTCCGAGATTTCACAAATCAAATCCGATCTTGCAAGAGTCACCGAAGCCATGCGAGCCTACGGAATAAAGAACATCATCGATCGCGGGGAGAGCTCGTCCACCAATGACAGGGCACGGAAGAGCTTCCCTGAATTCGAGATCGGAGAGTGTTTTGTGGGGATGGAGGAAGAGTTGATGCAGCTTGGTAATCTCCTCAGGCAAGACAACGAGGAACGAGTTATATCAGTGTGGGGAATGGGGGGATCAGGCAAGACTACCATTGCCAAAAAGCTCTACAACGAGACCAAAACCAGCTTTGATCTTTGCGCATGGGTTTGCATCACTCAGCAATGTCAGAGTTTTCAATCAGTTTGGAATGATGTTCTCAAGCAGCTAGAGCATCAAAGCAGGAAGGGTGTAAGCGATGAGCCACAACAAATAAGGGAGGATGTTGTTCCAAATGTAAGCGACTGGGAGTTGAAGGAGCGACTATGCAAGATACAAAGGGACAAGCGTTGCCTCATTGTTTTGGACGATCTTTGGAAAGTTGCTGATTGGAATGAATTGAAGCATCCCTTCCTTGTTCATGATTTGAAAAGCAAAATATTGATCACCACGCGCGAGGAGGAAGTTGCAGAGATTGGATGCCCGGTAAAAGTTGGGCTTCTAAAAGAGGGAGATGCTTTGGAACTACTCAAGATGAAAGCCTTTCCACATACCAACTTTCCAG ACTTTGCATTGGAAggaaattttgagaaaattggGAAAGAAATGGTGCAGAAATGTGGGTATTTGCCGCTGGCAATTTCTTTACTCGGTGGGGTCttgagaaagaaaaattcaATGATGGAGTGGGAGTTAGTAAAAGAAATAATATATAGAGATGAAAGTGAAATTGATGGAGTACTATATTTAAGCTATGAAAGTCTACCCTATTATTTGAAGCCTTGCTTTCTCCATATGGGTTTATTTGAAGAGGATGAAGAGATAGATGTTGACTATCTGTATTGGATGTGGATTGCACAAGGCACGATTTCGTATGAGAATATTAAAGACAAGGACAAAACTTTGACTGAAATCGCGGAGCTCTACTTGGGTGAGTTGGCCTCAAGGTCCATCGTCGATGTTGAAATTTACAATGATGGAAAAACTGGAAGAAAATATGGGAGCTGCAAACTTCATGATGTAGTAAGAGAACTATGTCTGAAAATGGGGGAAAAGGAGGATTTTGGTGTGCTATGTTTGGAGTATAAAAGTGGGAAACTTAGTACTTTACTACAGCAAGCTTCCTCGCATATGAAAATACTACGACATTTGGCTATCCATATCAGAACAAGTGAAGTCGAACTGGAACCTGTCGAACTTGGAGAAGATGCTAGCAAACACTTAAG GTAG